A region of the Muricauda sp. MAR_2010_75 genome:
CAAAAGTGACGATGCTATATATGGTGATAAAGAGTACCATACATGCCAGTACCAGCACAAAAACTATTTTATTCTTCTGTGTTTTCATGAGTTTCTAGTTTACGAAGTGAGTTTTCAAAAAAATCAGTGATCAACAATCCATGAGGATTATGGGGAAAATTCCGTTCCACCTGGATCAAATGTCCCGAGGTCACCAGTTCATAGGTATCGGTGACGGTTCCCCGATTGATCCGTATATGCAATTGGGTCCTAAACGCAAAGGAAGACCCATCCCAATCCAGCTCTGTATCGATTCGGATGACCTCTTGCACAAGGGAATATTGCAACAACCGGTTATAGAAACCGTCTGCCTTTTTCTGTTGAAAGACAGCACCAACGGAGGCATTGCCCAACCAAAGGGCCCTTTCCATGTTCTTCTCATAACTGCCGGCATCCACCCCATAAAACCACCTATGAAACTGTTCCAAATGGGCCAGGGCCTCCACTTCCAGATGATCCCGTTGTTCGGCCCAGGAAAGCGGTATGACCTCCCCTTCCCCATTGACCACGAAGGCCCCGTTCAACGATTCACGGTATATCCTGCCCACTAGGACCATAGCAACCATACAGACCAAAACCGAGGCGATAACCACGGCAAGAACCACAAAACGGTTGAGCCGCAGCACATGAACAATACTTTTAAAAGGTGTTTTCATAGACTTCAATTTAACCGGTGAACAATCGAAGGGTAAAACTGGTCGCCCTTCGGTACAATTTAAATTTGAGCAAGACAATAAAGCCAATGGTCCCGAGTTCAATGATCGGGGCAAAGAATTCACTCCCAAAATCAAAACCAAAGAGGTTCCCCCAGAAGTTGGTACTGATCTCCGTATAAAGGTTGTTGACGAAGACATTGACCAAAAAGAAGGCGGGCACCAGCATATATACAGCTGCATACAACTTAAAAAACTGATAGGCCAAGGGCCTGAATTTCTCAAAGACGGCCAAACTGATGACCAAGGGAAAAAAGGCCTGTAGGATT
Encoded here:
- a CDS encoding conjugal transfer protein TraK codes for the protein MKTPFKSIVHVLRLNRFVVLAVVIASVLVCMVAMVLVGRIYRESLNGAFVVNGEGEVIPLSWAEQRDHLEVEALAHLEQFHRWFYGVDAGSYEKNMERALWLGNASVGAVFQQKKADGFYNRLLQYSLVQEVIRIDTELDWDGSSFAFRTQLHIRINRGTVTDTYELVTSGHLIQVERNFPHNPHGLLITDFFENSLRKLETHENTEE